A genomic region of Lodderomyces elongisporus chromosome 5, complete sequence contains the following coding sequences:
- the IMG2 gene encoding 54S ribosomal protein img2, mitochondrial — translation MKPTSTCLIGIIKAPKPELVRYSIPDIKSISVKDLPGRGFGSGNYFIPKTKFNHWPVYKKVQNTKIQTEIKRIQGDLQQLKRDLLKFDPELVITMNQTAGIMNVKGDVVKQLMALFEEQSAKAKN, via the coding sequence ATGAAACCAACAAGCACGTGTCTCATCGGTATTATTAAAGCTCCAAAACCAGAACTTGTGCGATACTCGATTCCAGACATAAAGTCTATTCTGGTCAAAGATCTTCCTGGACGTGGATTTGGTTCGGGAAATTACTTTATCCCAAAGACTAAATTTAATCATTGGCCGGTATATAAAAAAGTACAAAACACAAAGATCCAAACGGAAATCAAACGTATACAGGGTGATCTTCAACAACTTAAACGTGACTTGTTGAAGTTTGACCCGGAGTTGGTAATTACTATGAACCAAACAGCTGGAATCATGAATGTTAAAGGTGATGTTGTAAAGCAACTAATGGCATTGTTTGAAGAGCAACTGGCGAAAGCAAAAAACTAA
- the HUB1 gene encoding ubiquitin-like modifier hub1, producing the protein MIEIQANDRLGKKIRVKCLPTDTIGELKKVLALQIGTPYEKLILRKGHQVYKDHITLDDYEVHDGFNFELYYS; encoded by the coding sequence ATGATCGAGATACAGGCAAACGATAGATTGGGGAAAAAGATTAGAGTAAAGTGTTTACCCACTGATACAATTGGCGAGTTAAAGAAAGTTCTTGCTTTGCAGATTGGTACTCCATACGAAAAATTAATCTTGAGAAAAGGTCATCAGGTTTACAAAGATCATATCACGTTGGATGACTATGAAGTTCACGATGGATTCAATTTCGAGCTCTACTATTCATAA
- the ARG8 gene encoding acetylornithine aminotransferase (BUSCO:EOG09262OX9) has product MLRSVSYKVAGPLKASIGKSLLLARFASSDPKTTTASASSSSSSSSSSTKKPIFEGIPDAGDDSHSGEYIKTVSKPYTVTTYARPNLVLTHGKGSHIYDLEDRKYIDFTSGIAVTCLGHANEEISKIIQDQSQKLLHCSNLYYNLPAGELANKLVTKTRELDGMSDAARVFLCNSGTEANEAAMKFARKYGKMVSGGSEEKVEFITFENSFHGRSLGALSLTPNPKYQKPFAPLIPGVNVAKPNNIESVKQLISRDKTCAVIIEPIQGEGGVNPIDGEFLVQLRQLCDENDVVLIYDEIQCGLGRSGKLWAHSHLPKEAHPDIVTMAKALGNGFPIGATMITERIENALAVGDHGTTYGGNPLGSRIGSYVVDQIANEEFLAKVNEKSNLFTDKLEKLANEFPEKILKVKGKGLLLGLQFDEKVDINKIVEKCRENGLLIITAGLNTVRLVPALNIPEGDITEGLAVLEHCIRNS; this is encoded by the coding sequence ATGTTGAGGCTGGTTTCATACAAAGTGGCAGGTCCACTTAAAGCTAGTATTGGAAAGAGTTTATTATTAGCACGTTTTGCTAGCTCAGatccaaaaacaacaacggCGTcggcatcatcatcatcatcatcgtcatccaGTTCTACAAAAAAACCTATATTCGAAGGTATCCCCGATGCTGGTGATGATTCACACTCTGGCGAATACATCAAAACTGTATCGAAACCGTACACTGTTACGACGTATGCTCGTCCAAATCTTGTACTTACCCATGGTAAAGGTTCGCATATCTATGACTTGGAGGATCGTAAGTACATAGACTTTACATCCGGGATTGCAGTTACATGTTTGGGACACGCCAATGAAGAAATAAGCAAAATCATTCAAGACCAGTCGCAGAAACTTTTGCATTGTTCTAACTTGTACTACAACTTACCAGCTGGGGAATTGGCCAATAAGCTAGTGACAAAGACACGGGAATTAGATGGTATGAGTGATGCCGCACGAGTTTTCTTGTGCAATTCAGGTACGGAGGCAAATGAAGCCGCCATGAAATTTGCTAGAAAGTACGGTAAGATGGTGAGTGGGGgaagtgaagaaaaagtggAGTTTATTACTTTTGAGAATTCATTCCATGGTAGATCACTTGGTGCATTATCATTAACACCCAATCCCAAGTACCAAAAGCCGTTTGCTCCGTTGATTCCTGGAGTCAATGTTGCCAAGCCTAATAATATTGAAAGCGTTAAGCAGCTTATATCGAGAGATAAGACATGTGCGGTGATTATAGAGCCAATTCAAGGTGAAGGAGGTGTCAATCCTATAGATGGCGAGTTTTTGGTGCAGTTGAGACAGTTGTGTGACGAGAACGATGTTGTTTTAATATATGATGAGATTCAATGTGGGTTGGGTCGTTCAGGAAAGCTTTGGGCACATTCCCACCTCCCTAAGGAAGCGCATCCAGATATTGTAACAATGGCAAAAGCATTGGGTAATGGTTTCCCCATAGGAGCTACAATGATCACTGAGAGAATTGAGAATGCATTAGCTGTGGGAGATCATGGTACTACATATGGTGGTAACCCGTTGGGTTCAAGAATTGGATCCTACGTTGTTGATCAAATTGCAAATGAGGAGTTCTTGGCTAAAGTGAATGAAAAATCCAATTTATTTACCGATAAGTTGGAAAAATTGGCCAACGAATTTCCGgaaaagattttgaaagTTAAAGGTAAAGGTTTGCTTTTGGGGTTGCagtttgatgaaaaagttgATATCAACAAGATTGTGGAGAAATGTAGAGAGAATGGGCTTTTAATTATCACTGCTGGCTTAAATACAGTGAGACTTGTACCAGCATTGAATATACCTGAGGGTGACATCACGGAAGGACTTGCAGTATTGGAGCATTGTATTAGAAATAGTTGA
- the zrg17 gene encoding cation diffusion zinc membrane transporter Zrg17 has protein sequence MNVPNIVLPNQSNPLGIITDDNDSININEPSKSTQMASNSRRSSLGFLASANFSADSLVDAQTLSGITPTTPKHGANSTRRYSNNSLLNSPVLQPPSHSTRGRSRPLSAFLMDSTNAIEEDGDESSFANYATSPEGAHSFCINNDGVNGAINNSPQNVSISTYGNGFYNNNSINNYSRRGSSPTRGPPPSPPRSPSPVRVNKNFRAKSPVRRSLSPTKSGPFNFKPQEIMVHGNGSNSSLQVKPAHRKGHRYKHSSVSMNMFQEPPLADLAEKAPLKSIADSYPIPNYKETFASISKSQKGRLAWSACHFATSLLVFYTGFNLGVGSLSTLAHLIFYDSLGSLFIVLVDVMANFEVWKKPSISFPFGLERLEVLVGFALSASLVMLGFDLFSHFFEELVLSLMSHDNEDHGEHDHLSHHVHEESGPVGNIVAYEVVLLISLAVSLVSSNVILAYDRINDMLNSTSDKAQQYNGFSKGKINYYKGGSTTMNSATMSSRILNMIKAWRSYPTYLITITYIIFLIVVPIIPGSWVQELAYDIQKCANILVACLLCYNGWNLVKFLGGTLLCAFPYSDYQNSVTKSNIMDQITGLDCFKHGYSIQKLFVTKFSYSLYVIGVSIEMKGANADDEVRMKFETNRIIENEVKKLERGLKVAKCEITIDIDRF, from the coding sequence ATGAATGTACCAAACATAGTACTTCCAAACCAATCAAATCCATTGGGTATCATCACGGATGATAACGATAGCATCAACATTAATGAGCCAAGTAAAAGCACGCAGATGGCTAGCAATTCTCGACGCTCGAGTCTTGGCTTTTTGGCTAGTGCAAACTTTTCGGCAGACTCACTAGTTGATGCACAAACACTACTGGGAATTACACCAACTACGCCCAAACATGGCGCAAATTCTACACGTAGATACTCAAATAACTCGCTTTTAAATTCTCCTGTACTCCAGCCACCGTCTCATTCAACTCGTGGACGCTCGCGACCATTATCGGCTTTCCTAATGGACTCAACAAAtgcaattgaagaagatggagaCGAAAGTAGCTTTGCAAACTATGCCACTTCACCTGAAGGAGCACATTCTTTTTGCATAAACAATGACGGGGTCAATGGCGCAATCAATAACTCCCCTCAAAATGTTTCAATATCAACATATGGCAATGGTTTttataacaataatagtaTCAATAATTATTCGCGTCGAGGCAGTTCTCCAACAAGAGGACCACCTCCATCTCCACCAAGATCACCCTCTCCAGTGCGCGTGAACAAAAACTTTAGAGCCAAGTCCCCAGTACGAAGATCTTTATCGCCCACAAAGTCCGGACCGTTCAACTTTAAACCGCAAGAAATTATGGTTCATGGTAACGGATCAAATTCATCGCTCCAGGTTAAGCCAGCCCATCGTAAGGGACATAGATATAAACACTCTTCGGTATCGATGAATATGTTCCAGGAGCCGCCATTGGCGGACTTGGCTGAAAAGGCACCGTTGAAAAGTATAGCTGATCTGTATCCAATTCCAAATTACAAAGAAACATTTGCCTCGATAAGCAAAAGCCAAAAGGGGAGACTTGCTTGGAGCGCGTGTCATTTTGCAACATCGCTTCTTGTATTTTATACAGGTTTTAATTTGGGTGTAGGCTCATTATCCACCTTGGCTCATTTGATTTTCTACGATTCCTTGGGCTCATTATTTATTGTGCTTGTGGATGTGATGGCGAATTTTGAAGTATGGAAAAAACCATCGATATCTTTCCCATTTGGACTCGAGCGGCTTGAGGTGCTTGTTGGTTTTGCATTAAGTGCATCTCTTGTGATGCTTGGTTTCGACTTGTTTAGTCATTTCTTTGAGGAGCTTGTGCTCTCTTTGATGTCGCATGACAACGAAGACCATGGTGAACATGATCATTTATCGCATCATGTGCATGAAGAACTGGGGCCTGTAGGAAATATTGTTGCTTATGAAGTGGTTTTGTTGATATCGTTAGCTGTCTCGCTTGTATCTTCCAACGTGATTTTGGCGTATGATCGGATTAACGATATGCTTAACTCGACTTCAGACAAGGCTCAGCAATATAATGGCTTCAGCAAGGGTAAAATAAATTACTATAAAGGTGGTAGCACAACAATGAACAGTGCTACTATGAGTCTGCGTATTTTGAATATGATTAAGGCTTGGAGAAGCTATCCTACTTATTTAATCACAATCACATACATTATCTTTCTCATTGTGGTACCAATAATCCCTGGCTCTTGGGTTCAGGAATTAGCATACGATATACAGAAATGTGCCAATATATTGGTAGCTTGTTTGCTTTGTTACAATGGATGGAACCTTGTCAAATTCCTTGGTGGCACTTTGTTATGTGCTTTCCCATACTCGGACTATCAAAATAGTGTTACAAAGTCCAATATTATGGACCAGATAACTGGACTCGATTGTTTTAAACATGGATATCTGATACAGAAATTGTTTGTCACAAAGTTTAGCTATAGCTTATACGTGATAGGTGTTTCTATTGAAATGAAAGGCGCTAATGCTGATGACGAGGTGAGAATGAAGTTTGAAACAAACAGAATAATTGAAAACGAGGTAAAGAAGTTGGAAAGAGGGCTAAAGGTGGCAAAATGTGAAATTACCATAGACATAGACAGGTTCTGA
- the PPG1 gene encoding Putative serine/threonine protein phosphatase: protein MTVPFSIPISDLDYCLEQLLDHKPPKILPPETIHQLCHQLKTQLLQDPNIISLQSPISVVGDIHGQYHDLLEIFKIGGSPPNTNYLFLGDYVDRGYYSVETISLLLVLKLRYPNRISLIRGNHESRTITTNYGFYTEVLNKYSGSADVWTYITDLFDYLPLGATIDGTIFACHGGLSPSCQQLDQIRAVDRFREIPHDGIMADLVWSDPDVEITDFKSSPRGAGYLFGSDIMNKFCHDNNLVQMIRAHQLCNEGYTSYWKGKCLTVWSAPNYCYRCGNKASVLEITHSCYTQKANLHSNDMSDPDNVLNSGVAMYDKTRTQIEQGVLPGQYFNIFEASQENDEDTINGKSVNGVNFDNDLLDSPSNNNSDFFAAYFQERPKRQHVEYFL from the coding sequence ATGACAGTGCCATTCAGTATACCCATATCCGACTTGGACTATTGTCTAGAGCAGCTACTTGATCATAAACCTCCAAAGATCCTTCCACCCGAAACCATTCATCAGCTCTGCCATCAATTAAAGACTCAACTATTACAAGACCCCAATATAATTTCGCTTCAATCGCCTATTTCCGTAGTGGGCGATATTCATGGTCAGTACCATGATTTGCTAgagattttcaaaattggcGGCTCACCGCCAAACACAAATTATCTTTTTCTAGGGGACTATGTGGACCGAGGGTACTACTCCGTGGAAACTATCTCAttattgttggtgttgaaacTACGGTATCCGAATCGGATAAGTCTTATACGAGGGAACCACGAGTCAAGAACAATCACTACAAATTACGGGTTCTACACTGAAGTGCTCAACAAGTATAGCGGATCTGCTGATGTTTGGACATATATCACTGATTTATTTGACTATTTACCGTTGGGTGCCACGATTGACGGCACAATCTTTGCATGTCATGGAGGTCTCTCACCAAGCTGTCAACAACTTGATCAAATAAGAGCAGTGGATAGGTTTCGAGAAATACCTCATGATGGTATAATGGCCGACTTGGTGTGGTCCGATCCGGATGTTGAAATCACGGATTTCAAACTGAGCCCAAGAGGTGCAGGCTATCTCTTTGGAAGTGATATAATGAACAAGTTTTGCCACGATAATAATTTGGTGCAAATGATCAGAGCACACCAATTGTGCAATGAAGGCTATACCAGTTATTGGAAGGGTAAATGTTTGACTGTTTGGTCAGCGCCAAACTACTGTTATCGATGCGGCAACAAGGCAAGTGTGTTGGAAATCACACACTCATGTTATACacaaaaagcaaatttGCACTCAAATGATATGAGTGATCCCGATAATGTACTAAATAGTGGAGTAGCGATGTATGACAAGACAAGAACCCAAATTGAACAGGGAGTATTACCAGGTCAAtatttcaatatttttgaaGCTTCACAGGAAAATGACGAAGATACAATCAATGGCAAAAGCGTTAATGGGGTCAATTTCGATAACGATCTATTAGATCTGCCGTCAAATAACAATTCTGATTTTTTTGCTGCATACTTTCAAGAAAGACCAAAAAGACAACACGTTGAATACTTCTTGTAG
- the SSK2 gene encoding Suppressor of Sensor Kinase (SLN1) (BUSCO:EOG092605FC), producing MGESGLDEFISDSIKLAEHVLEAAENDHQHEPHEPHEPREHHEQGSRNNSDTLSVPVSEDVSPIEDIKEQLQSPRQAHLQNSVFSSRKNSTGSNKSRGSSFASISSTSSAASSRQPPLLRAQTASNAVPLVNSQSHVKRSLSNGNNEVGIQPGASTLALGNKKPASPQTKSRSGSGSSVGGGIGAPPMTKPSVSRSPSGSVIRTRSRTATHSSSSYNSHQLDAQYLAQEKSYLRKLKNQTVDDYYTKGITGADDDGGAKSIAEEDEDGSDDEDDDDDDDYVDGNGNRGMSNKNSENATLLAAIDEDKYQIDYSMALSLMKNSNVNLTKITNFKNQKADDPAVIERLDWQSMLTSVLTGDVVRSEKTKLINNNNPDNPLERYFHTTFKENIWIGIRAKMFNRTEDDQRKIVAYRRTLVEQLIDDIMQFEVDYSSASGISIREQVESILNRYDEACNLWRNLEDMRSDKPACRSEEFQNRLDALTAWLTITDGINRETETLRVWIGNDELDITKSPVEFHSNPAHPENASATSPDSSSKIVKEIFDEDHKSLAERLMKEKDVHTIFKKRIFKLISPWMIKSKETYIRLGHMFEIMKLPDYLHDLIQICVIPIKLIKEIIIVRLGYAIKLQNPTLMMIDQMLEDFKSYITIALEVKSGIQEYKRPDPSKNWLLGDLFDNEIADFDTVILRSIRYYLVLLNKKLLDSSRSPTNFRTFKEPEELEEAWTFLKSLGYFVDGGSAVVAEEVANLTSRLNHRLLAYFNHAIRSPSYSGDPRDLVRWYSATLDNFGQTRRKLARFTGDISRSFSNSLVFEIPVSAHQNSTKILLDILKATNHFLVYTNTVEAHGTYFFASAELEGNEHEILKILNGDYVGLDPSATQAAFSELLSLIQPTDGWIMQDQQLQDPTKYAYVMALCPMKPIVWEGAVVNVTIDSVPITDLKNGQLLVVTKSPHTEMHETRNKLLDLLSDVLMVGGGMKPIEQRCSLAKVHSELTKTNKAFFRMSLSVLDSVRIARDQFKQLDTRGDYQAVINNYFVFARDYGKNAAKNLDASRKSAVIMKLIQLAIDWVKFICDDCIPTDRKTFRWCVLALEFAMDMTRGVNILFLNDEQFSKLKVKVARCMSLLISHFDIMGARSSEAEKNKLLKWSSQRGNIENSNDEYAHKLYREEVMQQIAEIEKYREELSNEYQSTGKVIDNSDSEYQFVTLLASSFSSVSIRWQKGKYIGGGTFGQVFCAVNLDTGGIMAVKEIRFHDSQSIKSIVPQIKEEMTVLEMLNHPNVVQYFGVEVHRDKVYIFMEFCEGGSLASLLTHGRIEDEMVLQVYTLQMLEGLAYLHQSGVVHRDIKPENILLDHNGVIKFVDFGAAKVIANSGRTRVSTQSIRPAVAGAGNNNQENLNSMTGTPMYMSPEVITGASGDRSGVVDIWSLGCCVLEMATGRRPWANLDNEWAIMYHIAAGHKPQLPSPDQLSEEGRRFVSRCLEHDPKKRPSAVELLNDPWMVSIRQLAFGSGSELSTPSSENGSVN from the coding sequence ATGGGAGAATCTGGTCTAGACGAGTTTATAAGTGACTCGATAAAACTTGCAGAACATGTGTTAGAGGCAGCAGAAAACGATCACCAACATGAACCACATGAACCACATGAGCCACGTGAGCATCACGAGCAAGGCTCGAGAAACAACTCAGATACTTTGCTGGTACCAGTGCTGGAAGATGTATCACCTATAGAGGACATAAAAGAACAGCTACAATCACCAAGACAAGCTCACCTTCAAAACTCTGTATTTAGTTCTAGAAAAAACAGCACCGGGTCCAACAAAAGCAGAGGTTCCTCTTTTGCTAGCATATCATCCACGTCATCGGCTGCTTCTAGTCGACAACCTCCATTGTTGCGTGCTCAGACGGCAAGCAATGCCGTACCGCTTGTGAATTCACAACTGCATGTGAAAAGATCGCTTAGTAATGGCAATAACGAAGTTGGCATACAACCGGGTGCAAGCACACTTGCTTTGGGTAATAAGAAACCAGCAAGCCCTCAAACAAAATCGCGAAGTGGCAGTGGAAGTAGTGTTGGTGGAGGCATAGGCGCTCCTCCGATGACCAAGCCCTCGGTCAGCCGTTCTCCAAGTGGCTCGGTGATAAGAACACGATCAAGAACAGCAACTCACTCGTCATCATCGTATAATTCACATCAATTAGATGCCCAATATTTAGCACAAGAAAAGTCATACTTGAGAAAACTTAAAAACCAGACCGTGGATGATTATTACACCAAAGGAATTACTGGTGCAGACGATGATGGTGGGGCTAAGAGCATTGCagaggaagatgaagacGGCTccgatgatgaagatgacgatgatgatgacgactATGTTGACGGAAACGGGAATCGAGGCATgtcaaacaaaaacagcGAGAATGCAACCTTGTTAGCTGCTATTGACGAAGACAAGTATCAGATCGATTATAGTATGGCACTCTCCTTAATGAAAAATTCCAACGTCAATTTAAccaaaattacaaattttaaaaaccaaaaagccGATGACCCAGCGGTGATTGAACGGTTGGATTGGCAATCAATGTTAACTTCGGTATTAACAGGTGATGTTGTTAGATCAGAAAAGACCAAGCTCataaataacaataacCCGGATAATCCATTGGAGAGGTATTTTCATACCacttttaaagaaaatatttgGATTGGGATACGTGCAAAGATGTTTAATAGAACCGAAGATgaccaaagaaaaatcgTTGCTTATAGGCGTACTTTGGTTGAGCAATTGATTGATGATATCATGCAGTTTGAAGTGGATTATAGTAGTGCCAGTGGCATTTCAATTAGAGAACAAGTCGAGTCGATATTGAATCGATACGACGAGGCATGCAATTTGTGGAGGAATCTTGAAGATATGCGAAGTGATAAGCCTGCTTGTCGAAGTGAGGAATTCCAAAATAGGTTAGATGCATTAACCGCATGGCTTACAATTACCGATGGTATCAATCGCGAAACTGAAACATTAAGAGTTTGGATTGGAAACGACGAACTCGATATTACTAAATCGCCAGTAGAGTTTCATTCAAATCCAGCTCATCCAGAAAATGCATCTGCGACATCACCAGACTCTAGCAGCAAGATTGTCAAGGAAATCTTTGATGAGGATCACAAGTCTCTTGCTGAGAGGTTgatgaaggaaaaggaTGTGCACACCATTTTCAAGAAGCGAATATTCAAACTCATTTCTCCTTGGATGAttaaatcaaaagaaacatataTTCGATTGGGCCACATGTTTGAAATTATGAAACTTCCAGACTACTTGCATGACTTGATTCAAATCTGTGTTATACCAATCAAATTGATTAAAGAAATTATTATTGTACGATTAGGCTACGCCATaaaattgcaaaacccAACATTAATGATGATTGATCAAATGCTTGAAGATTTCAAATCGTACATTACAATTGCTTTAGAAGTCAAGCTGGGGATTCAAGAATATAAGAGACCAGACCCTTCCAAGAACTGGCTTCTTGGAGACTTGTTTGATAACGAAATTGCCGATTTTGATACTGTTATTTTACGATCGATTCGATATTATTTGGTGCTTTTGAATAAAAAGCTTCTTGATAGCTCGAGGTCGCCAACAAATTTCAGAACTTTTAAAGAACCCGAAGAACTTGAAGAAGCATGGACTTTCCTTAAATCACTCGGCTATTTTGTAGATGGTGGGTCAGCTGTTGTCGCAGAGGAAGTGGCCAATTTGACACTGCGATTGAACCATCGATTATTGGCATATTTCAATCATGCTATTAGGTCCCCTTCGTATAGCGGTGATCCTCGTGATTTGGTAAGATGGTACAGTGCTACTTTGGACAATTTTGGCCAAACTCGAAGAAAATTGGCAAGATTCACTGGAGACATTTCTAGGTCCTTCTCCAACTCATTGGTATTTGAAATTCCTGTTTCCGCGCATCAAAATAGTACAAAGATCCTCCTTGATATCTTGAAAGCGACAAATCATTTTTTGGTGTATACAAATACGGTTGAAGCACATGgtacttatttttttgcaagtGCTGAACTTGAGGGCAACGAGCAtgagattttgaaaattttgaatGGTGACTATGTGGGGTTGGACCCAAGCGCGACACAAGCTGCATTCTCTGAATTACTTTCCTTGATCCAACCTACTGATGGCTGGATTATGCAAGATCAGCAATTACAGGACCCTACTAAATACGCTTATGTTATGGCACTTTGCCCAATGAAACCCATTGTTTGGGAAGGTGCCGTTGTTAATGTTACGATTGACTCTGTTCCCATAACCGACTTGAAGAATGGACAACTCCTTGTGGTTACCAAATCTCCGCACACCGAGATGCATGAGACACGTAACAAGCTTTTGGATTTATTAAGCGATGTGCTAATGGTTGGAGGTGGAATGAAGCCAATTGAACAGCGATGTTCATTGGCTAAGGTTCATCTGGAGTTGACAAAAACGAACAAAGCTTTCTTTCGTATGAGTTTATCTGTTTTGGATTCGGTTAGGATAGCCCGTGATCAATTCAAACAGTTGGACACAAGGGGTGATTATCAAGCTGTTATCAATAATTATTTTGTGTTTGCGCGTGATTACGGTAAGAATGCAGCCAAGAACCTTGACGCTTCAAGGAAATCGGCAGTCATCATGAAGTTGATCCAGTTGGCCATTGACTGGGTAAAATTCATATGTGATGATTGTATTCCAACGGACAGGAAAACCTTTAGATGGTGTGTTTTGGCATTAGAGTTTGCCATGGATATGACTAGAGGAGTCAATATATTATTCTTGAATGATGAGCAATTTAGTAAATTGAAAGTGAAGGTGGCGCGATGCATGTCGTTGTTGATTTCCCATTTTGATATTATGGGTGCTCGTTCAAGTGAAGCtgaaaagaacaagttgCTTAAATGGTCATCTCAAAGGGGAAATATAGAGAATCTGAACGATGAGTATGCACACAAATTGTACCGTGAAGAAGTTATGCAGCAGATTGccgaaattgaaaagtatAGGGAAGAGTTGCTGAATGAATACCAGTCGACTGGAAAAGTTATTGATAATAGTGATCTGGAGTATCAATTTGTTACACTCTTggcttcttcattttccagTGTCTCAATTAGGTGGCAGAAAGGTAAATATATTGGTGGAGGTACTTTTGGTCAAGTATTTTGTGCTGTGAATTTGGACACTGGTGGTATAATGGCCGTTAAGGAGATTAGGTTTCATGATAGCCAATCCATAAAGAGCATAGTTCCACAGATCAAAGAAGAGATGACGGTGTTGGAAATGCTCAACCACCCGAATGTCGTTCAATATTTTGGTGTAGAAGTGCATCGTGACAAAGTTTATATCTTTATGGAGTTTTGTGAAGGAGGCTCTCTAGCATCGTTGCTCACTCATGGACGTATTGAAGACGAGATGGTGTTGCAAGTATACACTCTTCAGATGTTAGAAGGTTTGGCATACTTGCATCAATCTGGTGTGGTGCATAGGGATATTAAACCAGAAAACATACTTCTTGACCATAATGGTGTTAttaaatttgttgatttcgGAGCAGCCAAGGTGATTGCCAATAGTGGGAGAACAAGAGTTTCTACACAATCCATTCGTCCCGCtgttgctggtgctggtaaTAACAATCAAGAGAATTTAAACTCTATGACCGGTACTCCGATGTACATGTCCCCAGAAGTCATTACCGGTGCTTCTGGCGACCGAAGTGGAGTAGTCGATATTTGGTCATTGGGGTGCTGTGTGTTGGAAATGGCTACTGGTAGAAGACCATGGGCCAATCTTGACAACGAGTGGGCTATTATGTACCACATTGCTGCTGGTCATAAACCACAACTACCCTCCCCTGATCAATTGAGCGAAGAAGGAAGACGTTTTGTTTCGAGATGCCTTGAACATGATCCAAAAAAGAGACCAAGTGCAGTGGAGTTGCTCAATGATCCATGGATGGTGTCTATCAGACAGTTGGCTTTTGGTAGTGGATCAGAATTGAGTACGCCTTCATCAGAGAATGGCAGTGTCAACTAA